From Salminus brasiliensis chromosome 21, fSalBra1.hap2, whole genome shotgun sequence, a single genomic window includes:
- the ddx19b gene encoding ATP-dependent RNA helicase DDX19B, producing the protein MATDSWALAVDEQEAAAESIGNLQLNEKEAKPKAEENGAKTTTEKTEEEDNEDKAAQSLLNKLIRSNLVNTTNQVEVLQRDPNSPLYSVKSFEELRLKPPLLQGVYAMGFNRPSKIQENALPMMLAEPPQNLIAQSQSGTGKTAAFVLAMLSHVDPNNKWPQCLCVSPTYELALQTGKVIEQMGKFYPEVKLVYAIRGNKLERGMKLQEQIVIGTPGTVLDWCQKLKFIDPKKIKVFVLDEADVMIATQGHLDQSIRIQRMLPKTCQMLLFSATFEESVWNFAKRIVPDPNIIKLKREEETLDTIKQYYVVCNSKEEKFQALCNIYGAITIAQAMIFCHTRRTAGWLAGELSKEGHQVALLSGEMQVEQRAAVIERFRDGKEKVLVTTNVCARGIDVEQVSVVINFDLPVDKDGNPDNETYLHRIGRTGRFGKRGLAINMVDSKFSMNVLNRIQEHFNKKIEKLDTDDLDEIEKIAN; encoded by the exons ATAGGCAACCTTCAGTTAAATGAGAAAGAAGCCAAaccaaaagcagaagaaaatg GAGCTAAGACTACGACAGAGAAGACTGAGGAAGAAGACAACG AGGACAAAGCAGCTCAGTCGCTGTTGAATAAGTTGATACGAAGCAATCTAGTGAACACAACCAATCAAGTGGAAGTCCTTCAGAGGGATCCCAACTCTCCACTGTACTCAGTCAAGTCATTTGAGGAGCTGAGATT GAAACCGCCACTTCTTCAGGGTGTTTATGCCATGGGCTTCAACAGACCATCCAAAATTCAGGAGAATGCTTTGCCCATGATGCTTGCAGAACC CCCACAGAACCTTATCGCTCAGTCTCAGTCAGGCACGGGTAAAACTGCAGCCTTTGTCCTGGCAATGCTCAGTCACGTGGATCCCAACAACAAATGGCCTCAG tgtctgtgtgtctctcccACATACGAACTTGCCCTCCAGACTGGCAAGGTCATCGAGCAGATGGGCAAATTTTACCCTGAAGTCAAATTAGTTTATGCAATCAGAGGAAACAAat TGGAGAGGGGGATGAAGCTTCAGGAGCAGATTGTGATTGGCACCCCCGGCACAGTCTTGGACTGGTGCCAGAAGCTCAAGTTCATCGACCCCAAGAAAATCAAAGTGTTTGTGTTGGACGAGGCCGACGTGATGATTGCCACACAGGGTCACCTAGACCAGAGCATCCGCATCCAGAG GATGTTGCCCAAAACCTGCCAGATGCTCCTGTTTTCAGCCACGTTTGAGGAGTCTGTGTGGAACTTTGCTAAGCGTATCGTTCCTGATCCCAACATCATCAAGCTGAAACGTGAGGAGGAGACCCTGGACACCATCAAGCAGTACTATGTGGTCTGTAACAGCAAGGAGGAGAAGTTCCAGGCTCTCTGCAACATCTATGGGGCAATCACCATCGCACAGGCCATGATCTTCTGCCAT ACCAGGAGAACAGCAGGGTGGCTGGCAGGGGAGCTGTCTAAGGAGGGCCACCAGGTGGCGTTACTCAGCGGAGAGATGCAGGTAGAGCAGAGGGCTGCTGTAATTGAGCGTTTCCGCGATGGCAAGGAGAAGGTGCTGGTTACCACAAACGTCTGTGCCAGAG GTATTGATGTGGAGCAAGTTTCTGTGGTCATTAATTTTGATTTGCCAGTGGACAAGGATGGGAACCCCGACAACGAGACGTATTTGCACCGAATTGGCCGCACAGGGCGATTTGGCAAGAGAGGGCTAGCTATCAACATGGTGGACAGCAAATTCAGCATGAACGTTCTTAACCGCATCCAGGAGCACTTCA ATAAGAAAATTGAGAAGCTGGACACAGACGATTTGGACGAAATCGAGAAAATCGCCAACTGA
- the pusl1 gene encoding tRNA pseudouridine synthase-like 1 isoform X2 produces MQPSTTRYLIFFQYLGSKYSGVMKTPAHQSVEGVQNYLENAVRRLKPLNEVSVFISSRTDTGVHALCNSAHLDIQRKADKPPLTEKIMADALNYFLKPEEIRITRVCRVPSDFHARYYAMSRTYVYRLATGVSHHSEMPVTEKDLCWALRDTKLDISAMQEASAVLTGMHDFSTFRAMSSDALFKSPVKTMELVQVQPGLSFSQRHFHRDIQFWELSFKSRSFLYKQVRRMTGALVAVGQGKLSARQIQELLDARDSVAYPHNMAAPPCGLFLTNVEYKESDLLFCTPDGTDVSS; encoded by the exons ATGCAACCCAGCACTACCCGCTATCTCATCTTTTTTCAGTACCTCGGGTCCAAATACAG TGGTGTCATGAAGACTCCAGCCCATCAGTCAGTGGAGGGTGTCCAGAATTACTTAGAG AACGCAGTGAGAAGACTGAAGCCACTAAATGAAGTATCAGTGTTCATTTCCAGTCGAACAGACACTGGTGTTCACGCTCTCTGCAACTCTGCACACCTGGACATCCAAAGGAAGGCCGACAAACCTCCTCTTACGGAAAAAATCATGGCCGATGCCTTAAACTACTTCTTAAAACCAGAGGAAATCAG AATCACAAGAGTCTGTCGCGTGCCGAGCGATTTCCACGCACGCTATTACGCAATGTCAAGAACCTACGTGTACCGTCTGGCCACGGGGGTCTCCCATCACTCGGAAATGCCTGTAACAGAGAAGGATCTGTGCTGGGCATTACGGGACAC GAAGCTGGACATCAGTGCCATGCAGGAGGCCAGCGCTGTGCTGACTGGCATGCATGATTTCAGCACCTTCCGGGCCATGAGCTCAGACGCCTTGTTCAAAAGCCCTGTGAAAACCATGGAGCTGGTGCAGGTGCAGCCGGGCCTGTCCTTCAGCCAGCGGCACTTCCACAG AGACATTCAGTTTTGGGAGCTCTCTTTCAAAAGTAGGTCCTTTTTATACAAGCAA GTGCGGAGGATGACCGGGGCGTTGGTTGCGGTTGGGCAGGGTAAACTGTCAGCCAGGCAGATTCAGGAGCTGCTCGATGCTCGTGACTCTGTTGCCTATCCACATAACATGGCAGCTCCGCCCTGTGGCCTCTTTCTGACCAATGTGGAGTATAAAGAGTCAG ATCTTTTGTTTTGCACACCAGACGGCACAGACGTCAGCAGCTGA
- the pusl1 gene encoding tRNA pseudouridine synthase-like 1 isoform X1, producing MQPSTTRYLIFFQYLGSKYSGVMKTPAHQSVEGVQNYLENAVRRLKPLNEVSVFISSRTDTGVHALCNSAHLDIQRKADKPPLTEKIMADALNYFLKPEEIRITRVCRVPSDFHARYYAMSRTYVYRLATGVSHHSEMPVTEKDLCWALRDTKLDISAMQEASAVLTGMHDFSTFRAMSSDALFKSPVKTMELVQVQPGLSFSQRHFHRDIQFWELSFKSRSFLYKQVRRMTGALVAVGQGKLSARQIQELLDARDSVAYPHNMAAPPCGLFLTNVEYKESGKSLSDLRSFCLVVMADYLLFLGVYLF from the exons ATGCAACCCAGCACTACCCGCTATCTCATCTTTTTTCAGTACCTCGGGTCCAAATACAG TGGTGTCATGAAGACTCCAGCCCATCAGTCAGTGGAGGGTGTCCAGAATTACTTAGAG AACGCAGTGAGAAGACTGAAGCCACTAAATGAAGTATCAGTGTTCATTTCCAGTCGAACAGACACTGGTGTTCACGCTCTCTGCAACTCTGCACACCTGGACATCCAAAGGAAGGCCGACAAACCTCCTCTTACGGAAAAAATCATGGCCGATGCCTTAAACTACTTCTTAAAACCAGAGGAAATCAG AATCACAAGAGTCTGTCGCGTGCCGAGCGATTTCCACGCACGCTATTACGCAATGTCAAGAACCTACGTGTACCGTCTGGCCACGGGGGTCTCCCATCACTCGGAAATGCCTGTAACAGAGAAGGATCTGTGCTGGGCATTACGGGACAC GAAGCTGGACATCAGTGCCATGCAGGAGGCCAGCGCTGTGCTGACTGGCATGCATGATTTCAGCACCTTCCGGGCCATGAGCTCAGACGCCTTGTTCAAAAGCCCTGTGAAAACCATGGAGCTGGTGCAGGTGCAGCCGGGCCTGTCCTTCAGCCAGCGGCACTTCCACAG AGACATTCAGTTTTGGGAGCTCTCTTTCAAAAGTAGGTCCTTTTTATACAAGCAA GTGCGGAGGATGACCGGGGCGTTGGTTGCGGTTGGGCAGGGTAAACTGTCAGCCAGGCAGATTCAGGAGCTGCTCGATGCTCGTGACTCTGTTGCCTATCCACATAACATGGCAGCTCCGCCCTGTGGCCTCTTTCTGACCAATGTGGAGTATAAAGAGTCAGGTAAAAGCCTCTCTGACCTTCGTTCATTTTGTTTAGTTGTCATGGCCgattatttactgtttcttgGGGTTTATCTGTTTTAA